Proteins found in one Pseudomonas sp. P8_241 genomic segment:
- a CDS encoding dermonecrotic toxin domain-containing protein gives MDQSPGRGLIIRKEKDVAMPNPNTLSPFAPSQLPARAVQERFSQRPTITSVVANTLLARLKEHYPTLDFDPMAVKLASPHASGGWTLKLLIEVAIEHLLAPAPLDFSPRDPLPFYLTLNGSKRLNTRTAPYLDMQVVARILADLPLTLYIDYQQALVDYWNQTDENGVSHCQWLSEVLKGQLKTAGLRPSNLNEAQRQALLQVANTPDRQERNARPGRSVDAWFLETTFTKEEQEIRRQGPEILLQQQNNVLLCHVDGRVEVFNSMQAFNDAWGRVLRQQYQVDHIGWKRYEPDDSLFEVQAGLILNGQLGELETFQASSANGLLDLVERTQTLTDPSILFIQTPLADEAPLTPVYMQLPGWLQQTSPSDRLAYRQYLLDLAEVAMQGESVAPNEELDDIRTFSRKALRSQMQIDHGQQANFDPDDLELVFAVAAGYPGGAGIIEHVRLSLTDLALKNLAGKPGGRMTVSHKQGLPLPAWLDESYLLGSQGLIQRVDIGKVYPEKIKDLLLSDSDDARRREKMYSRQLRVQLPMLALEQKIRKQSGFTEKGHRYVAALVGDTTADRTFDEQEIVLRPLAFHRKPGADPDTVEDMFLIEPRDLNTGPCILYRPQYAIALLEFPTREVLFEAIAQSGELQDSILAWLPDRARSIYANNGFNEPHINHFHLGDEFNLPQKPAPACLAGDEGADELFQALSGATILSELYGSNARALVNLADRDSVSNAESRWKVFFEGAGLLFNTLLLPLARGPLMLVGWMLVLIDSLEKDLSGLGSDDPKVRELALIDLLLNTAMVLLHLAPTTEPAQPPLRRPAPDKTEPSLASWRSELNPHKPETVQIRPETIALTGEPVGSDRTPLDFITSTASAKSTQKLMNELLSFHVPWPENLPPAQASGPFKGLYQIDGIWHASTGGLLFKVSIVPGFGEVYLIDPVRPDHPGFKLSCDGQGHWRLDRGLKLRGGGPKNRRQAKLAEIRQQLEEINLNKPALELQLERQITQSSRTRTSLGETVNQLETATRSLQAAWAALDQAEGPAHAATNLQYTNAVRLYADLNRTGAIQSELLVRINEQLELTCGELLNMSRRSQALEPSVDHAQRQTELLTGLATGYILAMAFGLEAEKPSVTSQGEPVKKLFLRQKAELREGNPTGYREMIELFQKKLQIKEQNIDLAGRLDRIYNELDQFRLGREARQALKNTLVRPQLNDRTNALIDSLAVLKTLTFDHSHAMNDYEQYLFDLEVSDLRDAITVSHMNLRVTAGFTADERAQALSTIIDRYKRSLSACQDMLEMKLSPERADYQQRFISRITEVIGNAEAELAEIVRSETDVPAQTTVSKPQREHSLTKRVFKTRNKGTLVGDLLPATEGEADERIEVRDPVSGQVVARFHKHPTEKVYVEQLTASTPEAVTPRPPRSLTTVRKESSALKARQAQIELSIQFQQKKMNDPARLEIIEPRDWDDMLAHHAEKLEALSKEAEALVGDDAAVLAKTLQEEASEVTRIGRQYCAEGYKKQRPQVQKVDFLWRYGFVDISEVTRLKKLATGDYLTEYAIREKNSPNVLWFAHFHYPSLDTPHASYSFAHLKIPAQRFQTYKDLLRQAAADNTTVVNLRKSIIEPPLDERLFLNL, from the coding sequence GTGGATCAGTCTCCAGGAAGGGGACTGATTATTCGAAAAGAAAAGGACGTCGCCATGCCCAACCCGAACACTCTGTCACCCTTTGCACCCAGCCAGCTTCCAGCCCGTGCGGTTCAGGAACGATTTTCACAGCGTCCAACCATAACGTCCGTGGTGGCAAATACTTTGCTCGCCAGACTGAAGGAACACTACCCCACCCTGGACTTCGACCCGATGGCGGTCAAACTTGCCAGCCCACACGCCTCAGGTGGCTGGACACTCAAGTTGCTGATTGAAGTTGCCATCGAGCATCTGCTGGCCCCCGCCCCTCTGGACTTCAGCCCCCGTGACCCACTGCCCTTCTATTTGACGCTGAACGGGTCGAAGCGCCTGAACACTCGCACTGCGCCTTACCTGGATATGCAGGTGGTAGCCCGTATCCTTGCCGACCTTCCCCTCACCTTGTACATCGACTATCAACAGGCGCTGGTGGATTACTGGAACCAGACCGATGAAAACGGCGTCAGCCACTGCCAATGGTTAAGTGAGGTTCTGAAGGGCCAGTTGAAAACGGCGGGCCTTCGTCCATCGAACCTGAACGAGGCGCAACGGCAAGCGTTGCTGCAGGTGGCCAATACGCCCGATCGTCAGGAGCGAAATGCCAGGCCTGGCCGTTCCGTTGACGCCTGGTTTCTCGAAACAACCTTCACTAAAGAGGAACAGGAAATACGCCGACAGGGACCTGAAATTCTGTTGCAACAGCAAAACAACGTGCTGCTTTGCCACGTCGATGGGAGGGTCGAGGTATTCAATTCAATGCAAGCCTTCAACGATGCCTGGGGCCGGGTATTACGGCAGCAGTATCAGGTCGATCACATTGGCTGGAAACGCTACGAGCCTGACGACAGTCTTTTCGAGGTGCAGGCCGGTCTCATCCTCAACGGACAGCTTGGTGAGCTGGAGACATTTCAAGCCAGTTCCGCCAATGGTCTACTGGATCTGGTCGAACGCACGCAAACCCTCACAGACCCGTCGATCCTGTTCATACAGACACCGCTGGCAGATGAAGCCCCACTGACTCCTGTATACATGCAACTACCGGGCTGGCTGCAACAGACCTCCCCGAGCGATCGTTTGGCCTATCGCCAGTATTTGCTGGATCTGGCTGAAGTCGCTATGCAAGGCGAAAGCGTTGCGCCGAACGAAGAGCTGGACGATATCCGCACCTTCAGCCGTAAAGCCTTGCGATCACAAATGCAGATCGATCATGGCCAGCAGGCCAACTTTGATCCTGACGATCTCGAACTGGTGTTCGCTGTCGCTGCCGGCTATCCAGGTGGCGCAGGCATTATCGAGCATGTGCGCCTGTCGCTGACTGACCTGGCATTGAAGAACCTGGCGGGCAAACCTGGTGGACGCATGACCGTGAGCCACAAACAGGGGCTGCCCTTGCCTGCATGGCTCGACGAATCTTATTTGCTGGGCAGTCAGGGATTGATTCAACGGGTTGATATCGGCAAGGTCTATCCGGAGAAAATCAAGGATCTGCTGCTCTCTGATTCCGATGATGCCCGCCGGCGGGAAAAGATGTACTCCCGTCAACTTCGGGTGCAGTTACCCATGCTGGCGCTTGAACAAAAGATCCGCAAGCAGTCCGGATTCACTGAAAAGGGACATCGATACGTCGCTGCCCTGGTGGGCGATACAACGGCAGACCGCACATTCGACGAGCAGGAGATTGTCCTTCGCCCCTTGGCCTTTCACCGTAAGCCGGGGGCCGACCCGGACACTGTCGAAGACATGTTCCTGATCGAGCCCAGGGACCTGAATACCGGCCCTTGCATTCTTTATCGCCCTCAATATGCCATCGCGCTTCTCGAGTTCCCGACCCGCGAGGTGCTGTTCGAAGCCATTGCCCAATCCGGGGAACTGCAAGACAGCATCCTTGCCTGGCTGCCGGACCGCGCCAGAAGTATTTATGCCAATAACGGCTTCAACGAACCGCATATCAACCACTTTCACCTCGGTGATGAATTCAACCTGCCGCAAAAACCTGCACCGGCGTGTCTTGCAGGAGATGAAGGGGCCGACGAATTGTTCCAGGCACTGTCGGGAGCAACGATCCTCAGTGAACTCTACGGTAGCAACGCTCGGGCCCTCGTCAATCTGGCCGATCGAGACTCGGTATCGAATGCGGAAAGTCGCTGGAAGGTTTTTTTCGAAGGTGCCGGCCTGCTTTTCAACACGCTGCTACTGCCACTGGCCCGCGGACCGCTGATGTTGGTCGGCTGGATGCTCGTCTTGATCGACAGCCTGGAAAAAGATCTCTCCGGACTGGGTAGCGATGATCCGAAAGTCAGGGAACTCGCTCTGATCGATTTATTACTCAATACCGCAATGGTGCTACTTCACCTTGCGCCGACCACAGAGCCTGCTCAGCCCCCGTTGCGGCGACCCGCGCCTGACAAAACCGAACCCTCACTGGCGTCTTGGCGCTCTGAACTTAATCCGCATAAACCCGAAACTGTTCAAATCAGACCCGAAACCATCGCCTTGACAGGAGAACCGGTAGGAAGTGACCGCACACCGCTGGACTTCATCACCTCCACCGCCAGTGCGAAGTCGACCCAGAAGCTGATGAATGAGCTGCTCAGCTTTCATGTCCCGTGGCCCGAGAATCTGCCACCTGCGCAAGCAAGCGGTCCGTTCAAAGGTCTGTATCAAATCGACGGTATCTGGCACGCAAGCACCGGCGGGCTGCTGTTCAAGGTCAGTATCGTGCCCGGCTTTGGCGAGGTGTATCTGATCGACCCGGTCCGACCTGACCATCCCGGCTTTAAACTCAGCTGCGATGGGCAAGGACACTGGCGACTGGATCGTGGACTGAAACTGAGGGGGGGAGGTCCCAAAAATAGACGTCAGGCCAAGCTGGCTGAAATTCGCCAGCAGCTGGAAGAAATCAACCTCAACAAGCCAGCACTGGAACTACAACTAGAACGTCAAATAACCCAGTCTTCCCGGACCCGGACCAGCTTGGGTGAAACAGTGAATCAACTGGAGACTGCCACTCGCAGTCTGCAGGCGGCGTGGGCAGCACTCGATCAAGCCGAAGGCCCAGCGCATGCGGCTACGAATCTGCAGTACACAAATGCTGTCCGGTTGTATGCCGATCTCAATCGAACCGGCGCTATCCAGTCGGAACTGCTGGTGCGGATAAACGAGCAACTGGAACTGACCTGTGGCGAGCTCTTGAACATGAGCCGAAGAAGCCAGGCATTGGAACCTTCCGTCGACCATGCGCAACGGCAAACCGAACTGCTCACCGGCCTCGCGACCGGCTACATTCTTGCGATGGCGTTTGGACTGGAAGCAGAAAAGCCTTCGGTGACCTCACAGGGCGAACCTGTCAAAAAACTGTTTTTGCGGCAGAAGGCCGAACTTCGAGAAGGCAATCCAACGGGTTACCGGGAAATGATCGAGTTGTTTCAGAAAAAGCTTCAGATTAAAGAACAGAATATCGACCTGGCTGGAAGACTGGATCGCATTTACAACGAACTGGACCAGTTCAGGCTTGGACGAGAAGCACGTCAGGCTCTGAAAAACACTCTGGTCCGGCCACAGCTTAACGACAGGACGAACGCACTGATCGACAGCCTGGCGGTATTGAAAACGCTGACCTTCGATCATAGCCATGCAATGAATGATTACGAACAATATCTGTTTGACCTGGAAGTCTCCGATCTTCGGGATGCCATAACGGTGTCCCACATGAACTTGCGGGTGACCGCAGGATTTACTGCAGATGAGCGAGCGCAGGCTCTCTCGACAATCATTGACCGCTACAAACGTTCACTCAGCGCCTGCCAGGACATGCTCGAAATGAAGTTGAGTCCTGAGCGAGCAGACTATCAGCAACGCTTCATTTCTCGTATCACGGAAGTCATCGGTAATGCCGAGGCAGAATTGGCAGAAATCGTCCGCTCCGAGACGGATGTTCCCGCGCAAACGACAGTGTCAAAACCACAACGTGAGCACTCCTTGACCAAGCGGGTTTTCAAAACCCGGAACAAAGGCACGCTTGTTGGCGACCTTTTACCTGCCACGGAAGGCGAGGCAGATGAACGCATTGAAGTCCGCGATCCGGTGAGTGGTCAGGTGGTTGCCAGGTTTCATAAACACCCGACAGAAAAAGTTTACGTAGAGCAGCTTACAGCCTCGACTCCAGAAGCCGTTACACCACGGCCCCCTCGATCGCTGACGACGGTAAGGAAAGAAAGCTCGGCATTAAAAGCCAGGCAGGCGCAAATCGAACTTTCCATCCAGTTCCAGCAAAAGAAAATGAATGATCCTGCCCGCCTCGAAATCATTGAGCCCAGGGACTGGGACGATATGCTGGCCCATCACGCCGAAAAACTTGAGGCGTTGAGCAAAGAGGCTGAGGCGCTCGTCGGTGACGATGCTGCGGTGCTGGCCAAGACGTTACAAGAAGAAGCCAGCGAAGTTACCAGGATCGGCCGTCAGTATTGCGCCGAGGGTTATAAAAAACAGAGACCTCAGGTACAAAAGGTTGATTTTCTCTGGCGCTATGGCTTCGTGGATATCAGCGAGGTTACCCGCCTGAAAAAGCTTGCGACCGGCGATTACCTTACCGAATACGCGATCCGGGAAAAGAACAGTCCAAACGTCCTGTGGTTTGCACACTTTCACTACCCAAGCCTTGATACGCCGCATGCGTCCTACAGTTTCGCCCACCTCAAGATTCCAGCCCAACGCTTTCAGACCTACAAGGATCTGTTGAGGCAAGCCGCCGCCGACAACACCACTGTCGTCAACCTGAGAAAATCCATCATTGAACCGCCATTGGACGAAAGGCTGTTTCTGAACCTTTGA